A segment of the Lycium barbarum isolate Lr01 chromosome 7, ASM1917538v2, whole genome shotgun sequence genome:
TTCCATAATATAACTGGAGTTAAGGGGTGAAAAAGATTTTTCGTTGGCCAAAACTACAAGCAAAATTGAGAAAATAATTGAAATCAATAGATGAATATGGAGGAAATTCCCCATTGGTATAGAAGTCATTTTTCTAATTTCTTCATTGTGTGAAATATGCCTTACCACTTCTTATAATCCTCTATATATACTAGTTTATATTTCATGATTCTAGtaacataactttttttttttaactagttACCTATTCAATTATATGTCAAAATAGGAAGAAACATCACAAGTCAAATTATAGAGATACAATTCTCTTTTCTTTTGGTAACTAACTAGATTCAAGTCTCTTTGGAAAGCAATAGCGTGAACAACTATAAACTGAATTATATTTCCAAGAAAGACACAGATTTCTTACCCtttttttccccccttttttCATAATTGCAAAAAGGATCAGATTTTCACACCTATGTATTTTGGGTGAAAAATCATTTACACTCACTTATTTTGCTTTACAAATCAAACTTATCGAAATTGACTATTTTACCTTTACGTTAActaccattgttttttttttttttttttacttctctaaaatcatattttttaatctatgtaacaaatttacctatagaaaaaaaatattatttctaaGGTGAAAAAGCAAAGGGAGAGATACTAATGAAACATTAAATATATAAGTTAATGAAGTTCCACGATGAAATGAatgagaaaaataagaaaatttaattttcttaataataatcaaaactctAATATCTATTTACACAAGTGAAAAGAGCAGAGACTGTTAACTTTATGAGCATATTTTAATGTAGGTAttataaaagtaattaattaaaacagAGGTAGATTTTATAACAAACTCCTAAAAACTTTATCTATTTATATGTACgtaaattttaaatataatttcTAAAATATTCCATTAATGACAATCAAAATTTGTCTATCCAAGTAGACATTTGAGAATAAGAGAACTGAAACTTAAAGACGACACacatgcatacacatacatacaaacatacTTAGTACATGTAATATTAAGAAAAGTGTTAAATTTTTTAATAGATTCATAAATGTAATGAACTTaaataataatatttaataacatatagaattatttaaattataagtaaaatacctaggttaaaaataaatattatttaaagTTGCATGTAATAGTCCCTTGTGGCCTGACTCTATTTCATTTCACAAAGTTCAAGTCAAAGAAAACATTTCAGCACATCCATAAGATTTGCATATCTTTAGGTCATCTGGGCATCAAAATTTAATACTCCCTcggaagtttaagaaataaatagagacttttgaatcttgtggtccaaAATTGACAGAATATAGGCATAAAGTACAATAGAAGCAAATAGCCAGGATCAAAACATGCACTTAATATAGACAACATATAATCAAGATTTcaatcaaacataaaattgatacttatctctAAAGTGTGATCGCGATCGCAATTTGAACCTTCAAGCATCCACGCGATCTTTCTTCATTTTACGGTCTGCAGTCTTCTGCTATTAACCTAAGTATTCTATGAACTAGAAACCCGAGTGACGAGTATTGCAGCTAggaaaagttcttttttttttcagggCTGAAAAGTCTTGAATATATAGCCACATTTTTTGGGGCATAAAACTCTAGCAAAAACGTGTAGACTTTTcccttgccccccccccccccaagaataTTATTTTCCCTGTTCTAGAATATTCAAGCATAGCAGGGACCACAGATTTTAATAATGAGGCTTCctattgataagttggtattttaccaacttatcttttctttaatattagatttttgctatgtttgattgataaagtagcatttaatgttgtttactcctattttataggtttatttgatttagaagtgatcggaaaaaAACCAAATGAAAACAAGTCAAAAGGGGCCAAGTTGAAGAAAACGAAAAAAGTGGCTAAATGTGGAAAAATGGGTCAGATCCACAAATCTGAAAATGTGGGGCTGTTTTGGTCATATTTTAATGTGGGAATATTGGAAGCTATAAGAGCCTGACTTGGGAGcaattattttcatctttggccatattTTCAAGCTTGAGGAACTAGGGTTCATCAACCAacactttggaagagaagattaGAGCACTTTAATCAGCAAACTCTTagccctttcttcaattccttgttatgtattgaatatttaagtgtgtgatattttattctttcacttgaatcttgtttatgagaaTACTCATTACCAAGTGTTAAattaaatctcttgttttgcttatgtattgaatgatttttatttctaatgaagtgggtctttgtttctttaattaatcttgttctttagtGTTTctaaagggattagctaaccctaagactcgcccatttacttcgatttgagctcgaaaaaggaaaattaaggttggaaaagattaattaataaggatttggggctttaaacctcatctaataacttgagctaggaatagaaaagttaacttgagattcaattggttgtgcttaatatcactctctaaggcttggaaaagcttagggtGAAATTccttgatttggttggaagactttcaatgagattttataAATATTTATCTATTAATATAgactcgctcttagttgtaaaatcgtaaaatatgttggatcgttacttgagagttccttgtatccatgcttgtggccattgatcattttacttgctttctaggttagtttatattttcacaTTATTTATAATCTCTCTAAAaataatcaaaatatatcaagtgTGTGATTCAGCGTAGAAAGTGAAAATTTCTTACTTGCTTGATGGCctttatattgttctctgtgggatatGAACCCAACTCATAATTGGGTAATTATACTGgttacgaccgtgtacactttttcACTTGAGGAGTGGATTTAGACGTTATCCATTTTGGCGCCATTGTCGTGGAATATGGTCTAGAAATTTACCAATTAGTATAAAACTCTatttttagtctttatttctcttCTTACTTTTTTgttgttaattgtgttaattcaGGTGAAATGACAGATACCGATTCTGATGATGACATGGTGGAGGAGACTAGGTATGCAGCCGCTATTCGCCCACCTCTGGTCCAAGGGAACACGAGTTTTCATGTAACTAACACCATGttgcacctgctcaacactaagggcaTATTCGGAGGTCTACCTACTGATGACtaaaggacacacatactagtacatgatatatttaactctttattaagattgaataaataatttttctataataaatactatatccaaacacatgattaatggtatatatcccaacaattttccacttagacttttaaccatgacAATTGTTAGAATATACCATATCTAAACGCATAGTTAATGACATATACCCCAACATATTTGTGTGGTTATGGATGTTATAACATGCTTTTCCATCTGATATACTAGAACACATCAAATCAGAGTTTTTcattgatcaattgcaaggtactTGGGACAAGCCTTGGTGGATGCCTACTATACAAGTAAATTTATAGTCAATAGTGCTTGGGAATTATTGAGACAGAAAGACCAGGTGCAAGAGATTTTAAGCAACTATGGATCAAGGGAATTCCAATTAAAATGTCTTTTTTATGTGGAGATTGTGGAAATTCAGGATACCTACTGATGACTTCTTAATGGGAATGAGAATTGCAGTTGCTTCTGGATGCTACTGTTGCAATACTTCTCATCAAGAAATTTTTCAACATTTGTTCTTGACAAGGAATTTTGCATCAGGTATATTGAAAGTATTTATGAATGCAGCAGGAGTACAGATAGCTTTAGTTCAACATTATCAAGTGATTAGAACATGGTGGAAAATAAAGTGTGGGGAGAAACTAAAGCCAACTCTACAAGCCGTGCCAACAATTATTATCTGGGAATTATGGAAAAGGAGAAATACTATTAGCCATAGGGGCAATGTTAGCTTCAGAAGAGTAGTCCATGAGATCAACAATAACTTGTATTATTTTGCAAAGCAAAGATATCCCTGGCTAAGGGACATTCCTTTCCTTTGGCCAGATATGATTGATTACTTGGAGAGATATCAACCAGTTATATTGACTAAGGTGGTTTACTGGAAAGCTTCTGAAGATAGATGGTTCAAATGCAATACAGATGGGGCATCTAGAGGTAACCTTGGTCCTAGTTCTTATGGATTCTATGTGAGGAATGGGCAATGTGATATGGTTTATGTTCAACGTAGGTGATTGGAGAAACAACTAATATAGTTGTTGAGGCAAGAGCAATTCTGGAGGGTTTTAGGTATTGTGTCAAGCAAGAAATCCATCCACTAATATTGGAGACTGATTCATTGCTCTTACAAAAGGTGGTGGATGGCTTATGGGAAATTCCATGGTGTACCAGCTTAGAAGTGGACAAAATTAAGAAGCTGAAATATTATTTCAATGTGATCTTTCAGCATGTGTATATGGAAGGAAATACCATGGCAAACTTTTTTAACTAACTTGgctttttgattttgcaggtaccaGCAATTCTACAATTTCTCTGAAGTGCCTAGTGCAGGAAGGAGAATTATCAATTTGCATAAGCAACAAATCCCAAATCTGAGAATTAGAAGTATGCAGAACACAGGAAACAACGACGAACAGGTTTGACACTGAGACTCAGGTATGAACATATCTCCAATGTGTGGTATTAGCCTTTGGCTCAACCTATTAAAGATTTTTTCATACTAGAGGACCAGTTCATACTGTCTAGTCACTAATTTAAGCTCTGTCGCGTGAAAGTTGGAGTTCTTGTTCGCTAATTTTCCTGAATATGCAAGAAACTGGAGTAAAATCTTGTCAGTGATACTTAGGTTAGTCTATAGTCTGAGATATACTCCAGATGGTAAAAACCATGTCCTTCGTGAGAGCATTGAGGGGCATATAAGTGGTGATAACCAAAGATTTTAACTACTACTTACACATGACAAATTAGATTTATGGTCTTTATATTTGGGAGCCTAGTAAGTCAGATTTTCCAACTGGTTTATCAGATCGACACAAGGAGAATCCAAACAAACAAACACAAAGAATAGAAGATGAATTTCTTCAATTTTGCAGTGAAGAGCAGTGAAGAAGTAAGCTAAGAAACAGAGGATACTCATCAAAGTTTTTTAGCTCTAAACAATTTATTAAAGGGAGATTTTGCAGAAGACTTCTTGGAGATCAAGCCACTAGctgagatgttcgaagattcgTGGATCGGCAACCAGAGAAGATGATCGGACTTTGATCTAGAtttttctatttcttggtatgcgTTGAGTTTTCTTTCCCCTTTTGTTTTCGTTATTTATTCAAATGTTGCTGATGAGTTTTAGTATATTGATAAAATATATGCCCACTAAGTAATACTTAGTGGTTAATTAAAAAGAATCTCGTTAAGTATAAAAGATAAAgtttaaatttaattttttgtCAAATAAGGAGATGTTTCATTCTTTCTGagactgactaaaaagaaaagtgtgtcatacaatttgggacggagggagtataaatttTTGAtaaaagaatttgagatgaactTGTATTGAAATATTTGTAAATCCCTTCATCAAATCAATCAAAACTAATTATCAAATTGGGGTACAACTTTAGAGTCTTAGACTCCAACATAGAGAAATTTTATAGATACTCAATCACATGCATCCAAGTCAAAGGACAAAGTATTTGCTGAAGTATCAAAAGTTAATCCTACACCTTGGAGTTGATTACTTCCTAAAATTGTGACTGATCGGTGCCATCCTAGAAAAGCCAGACAATATTTCCCTCTAATGTGCAGCACAACCCGATCTTGTGCCAGCAACAATAAGTTATTCGGGCCTTGCCTGCCAAAGTACAACTTCACAACGGGAAATTTTGGTTCAGGACCACTAGGATCCACTTCATAACAAGTGTCAAAAGCTCCAAATGGAGCATCCATAGGAATATCTTGTACTTCCTGTCTGAATATGTAACGAAATTCAGTATAAAAATCTTGAGGAAAAAGGGTAAAAGTTGTTCCTGTATCAACAATGACCCCACCAGTCATGTCATATCTAAAATTCCACAATGATGGGTTTAGTGGAATTTCCTTGTCGTTTATAAAAACTTTATACAGGTTGACGAAATAAAATGAAGGGAATGCAAAATTTGGTAATAGCTCTGCGGATGTTGTTTTTTTAAATGGCGTTTTGTGGAAGCTAATTGATGATCCTTTCTCGGAAAAAAATCGCGGTAGACACATGGACATTATGCTCGCCTCAAATTGTGTTGGTAAAGAATATCCACCACTCATTCGTCTACGTCCGATGCCAGCAATCCCAGAATATTCACCACTAAAATGTGTTCCACTCGTTTGATCTTTGCCACATCCAAAAATAATCCTTACGGGATTTTGGTCTAAAACAAAAGTAATCACGTCGTCCGCCATCCAACCTTTTGTCCTTGCTCCATCCCCGTAGTTAACATCATAGAGACACTGATTACCGAACGGAGTACATTCATATTTCGAGGGCTCGATTAAACAACTTTCAATTTTTACAATGCAATCGAGTTTTCGATATGTTTTCGAATTGGTTGAAACATATAAAGGTGTTTTTTGTTCATAACACTTTTTTGCCTTACATGGACCACATTGCCACCAAATTAAATCACTTCCGGTGTCTATTAGCAAGTAACTTTTAATTTGCTGAGTGCCAAGAGTAAAAGATACAACATACCCACCATTTATGAAATGTGTACTTGTCGTTTTCGGAACCTTTTCGCGGGCCCTACTCTTTGGCACGTCGTGCGGCCTCGTCAGAGTTTCATTCGCACTAATTGCATTGCCATTTTCGGGAATCAATGCCAAATAATTTGCTCTATCTTGACAATGAGTGATCTTACTTTCCAGTAACGAGTCGTAATCCTTGAACTTTGATTTTTCAAATATATCGCTATTATAAATGGTAAAAGTATATGATGGCATCGGAGGATCGTTAAGCTTAGTTGGATCAATAGACATAAATCTTTTTTTGGCTTCTATAATATAAGTGGAGTTAAGGGGTGCATTGCCCAAAACTACCAGAAAATTTGAGAAAACAATTGAAATCAAAAAGCGAATATGGAGGAATTTCtccattggtattgaagtgttttTTAATTTCTAATTGCTAGATTCGGTCTGAAATTCTGTCTAACCAGCTTACAATCATCTATATATACTAGTTTTATATCTAGGTACCTATTCAATTTAATGTCAAAATAAGAAACATTAGATCTAGTTAAATTACAGAGATTCAATTAGCATAGTGTGAACAACTATAAGAGTAATAATTAGCTCTCAGTTTAGCCAATATTAAAGATTTTCCCCCTTTTCCCCTTCTTACTATAGTTGTAAAGAGGATCAAATTTGACATctatttatttttttgtcaaatgaataaaatatttctttttcagGAAAATCATTCCTGAATTAACAGCATGAAATCTCATGATGAGATCATTTGATAGCATTCACCTACTGTAATAACTTTTTACTATAAcagacaattttttttaatttaattttttgtgtTATCTATAACGACTTTTTACTTATCACCGCATCACCATTATTATTATGGTGCACCTTCAGGAAAAAAATCACCCCTCTATAATCTGTATCATTCTTCCTAAAGTATCTATACTTATAGTATTTTTATTTTGTAAtagttaaaaaaataatttattaactATTAATTTTATTGGCCCCACATATTtaattttctattatatataaatgtGGTAGAGGGACTAACACAGCTGTATCtgtttgtaccaaaagctttataaattgtacacgcaatgaatgtttgtaccaaaagctatataacttgtacactttaaccaactacttttttatctcacTTGGACATATGTGATGGTACTTAATGGTCGTTTGGTAGGTAGCCAAAATTATCCAGGGATTATAAtctcgggactaatttatccgaTATCTTGAGActattttatcccatctcctagatgggataaaataatcctgGGATAAGTGAGATAGGAAAGGATATCTCAGCTTATACcatgggatgcattttatactttgtttggtacaaggtataaatttatcttgggataaatttataccttctaccaaacatggtacaaaaaattaatgttgggatatcccagcctataccatgcaccaaacaaCCAACTCGTTTGGTAGGTAGTTAAAATTATccatcccgggactaatttatcccaagATAAGTGggataagctgggatatcccagcttataccatgggatgtattttatattttatttggtacaaggtataaatggataaatttataccttctatcaaacatggtacaaaaaattagtgctgggatatcccagcttataccttgcACCAAAAGACCCCTTAATATttattctgttatatcccgtatttttatacgtcgagttattcgcaagataatcgacttaagttaaagacgggatcattttcggatacgaaataggaacttttaattttcaattttaattagaacacaaattgtttataaattttatttagtatagaaatattattagagattagggattaattaattgtgattagattattaagtaagaattagtgattaattaaaattaattaacctaattactatgtgtgggccccacccgttttaattaaaaaaaataaaaaaataacaattcaacaaaatatttttggtgagtcattagaggggA
Coding sequences within it:
- the LOC132602734 gene encoding aspartic proteinase nepenthesin-1-like — encoded protein: MEKFLHIRFLISIVFSNFLVVLGNAPLNSTYIIEAKKRFMSIDPTKLNDPPMPSYTFTIYNSDIFEKSKFKDYDSLLESKITHCQDRANYLALIPENGNAISANETLTRPHDVPKSRAREKVPKTTSTHFINGGYVVSFTLGTQQIKSYLLIDTGSDLIWWQCGPCKAKKCYEQKTPLYVSTNSKTYRKLDCIVKIESCLIEPSKYECTPFGNQCLYDVNYGDGARTKGWMADDVITFVLDQNPVRIIFGCGKDQTSGTHFSGEYSGIAGIGRRRMSGGYSLPTQFEASIMSMCLPRFFSEKGSSISFHKTPFKKTTSAELLPNFAFPSFYFVNLYKVFINDKEIPLNPSLWNFRYDMTGGVIVDTGTTFTLFPQDFYTEFRYIFRQEVQDIPMDAPFGAFDTCYEVDPSGPEPKFPVVKLYFGRQGPNNLLLLAQDRVVLHIRGKYCLAFLGWHRSVTILGSNQLQGVGLTFDTSANTLSFDLDACD